One window of the Candidatus Jettenia sp. genome contains the following:
- a CDS encoding type II secretion system F family protein — translation MDATVLIPIILFIGVALLVSAIFYSIRSRLERRKLMQKIKQAERSFAGKQTGDALSTTTIVKLYQTWLKQSFLKITGTFGSVAKPEQEKEFSHIQKMLLTIGYRSRNMVMIFFGTKVLCAVLLPAGFSFLKLFIQKPVHPLFLILFFLGFALAGFNLPNLWLRIKVAKRKERILEGFPDALDLLVVCTEAGMGLDAAIDRVGEEMKLSNEAISEEFRLYQMEVRIGKSRTDALKSLSSRTDLDDMKSLVTLLIQTDKFGTSVAQALRIHSDTMRIQRYQMAEEKAAKLTVKLLLPLILCIFPSLFIVILGPALIQAFRIYNSQ, via the coding sequence GTGGATGCTACGGTATTAATACCTATCATACTGTTTATTGGGGTAGCGCTTCTTGTTTCAGCTATTTTTTACTCCATCAGATCACGGCTGGAACGCCGAAAGTTAATGCAAAAAATTAAACAGGCGGAGCGTAGTTTTGCCGGAAAACAGACCGGGGATGCCTTATCAACTACCACTATTGTTAAACTCTATCAGACATGGCTTAAACAATCTTTTTTGAAGATCACAGGCACATTTGGAAGTGTTGCGAAACCAGAACAGGAAAAAGAGTTCTCCCATATACAGAAAATGTTATTAACGATCGGGTACCGGAGCAGAAATATGGTAATGATTTTTTTCGGTACCAAAGTCTTATGTGCTGTTCTATTGCCGGCAGGATTTTCGTTTCTCAAACTCTTTATTCAGAAACCTGTTCATCCTCTTTTTCTTATACTATTTTTTCTTGGGTTTGCATTAGCCGGATTTAATTTGCCCAATCTCTGGCTTCGGATAAAGGTTGCGAAAAGGAAAGAGAGGATACTGGAGGGCTTTCCCGATGCACTTGATCTCCTGGTTGTTTGTACAGAAGCAGGAATGGGCCTGGACGCTGCAATAGATCGGGTTGGAGAAGAAATGAAATTAAGTAACGAAGCGATCAGTGAAGAATTCAGACTGTATCAGATGGAAGTGCGGATAGGGAAATCACGCACGGATGCCTTAAAGAGTCTCTCCAGCCGGACCGACCTGGACGACATGAAGAGTTTGGTAACCTTATTGATCCAGACAGATAAATTTGGTACCAGCGTGGCGCAGGCATTGAGAATCCATTCCGATACCATGAGGATACAGAGATATCAAATGGCAGAGGAGAAAGCTGCCAAGCTAACCGTGAAATTATTACTTCCCCTCATCCTCTGTATTTTCCCATCCCTTTTTATTGTAATTTTAGGGCCGGCGCTTATCCAGGCATTTAGAATATATAATAGCCAATAA
- a CDS encoding type II secretion system F family protein, translating to MELVISIAVFFAMLLIITGIFFLMGKRQPDSRRIQEQIREFSTRIGRNQTIDIVRKKRPLSDIPWLNRLLLGIPFLQRIDCILLQSNLQYPLGIFILASLAMAFAGFFIISCVIKIHLLSLVITPLLGIIPFFYISMKKKSRMKKFERQLPEALDLIARSLKAGHALSSGLQMVVQEFDDPIRGEFAKVVDEINFGIGIKEALTNLTERVDCSNLNFFAVAITLQRETGGDLCEILEKISRIIRERFKLHGRIRTLAAEGKLSAIMLIAIPFLVALALSVINPDYIRVLILDPIGKIFITLSFFMMIVGIVVMKKIIEIKV from the coding sequence ATGGAACTTGTTATCAGTATCGCTGTATTTTTTGCTATGCTCCTTATCATAACAGGAATCTTTTTTCTCATGGGAAAGAGACAACCAGATTCGAGAAGAATCCAGGAACAGATCAGGGAATTTTCAACAAGGATTGGCAGAAACCAGACTATTGATATTGTAAGGAAAAAGAGGCCGTTGAGTGATATACCATGGCTCAACCGATTACTCCTGGGCATCCCTTTTCTCCAGAGAATCGATTGCATTCTCTTGCAGTCCAACCTTCAGTATCCCCTCGGTATTTTTATCCTGGCCTCACTTGCTATGGCTTTTGCCGGATTTTTTATTATCTCTTGTGTAATAAAAATCCATCTGTTATCGCTGGTTATAACTCCACTGCTCGGTATCATACCCTTTTTTTATATCTCCATGAAAAAGAAAAGCAGGATGAAGAAATTTGAACGGCAATTACCTGAAGCCCTTGATTTAATTGCCCGATCGTTGAAAGCCGGGCATGCCCTTTCAAGTGGATTGCAGATGGTGGTACAGGAGTTTGATGATCCTATTCGTGGTGAATTTGCCAAGGTAGTTGATGAGATCAATTTTGGAATCGGTATTAAGGAGGCCTTAACAAACCTTACAGAACGTGTTGATTGTTCAAACCTTAATTTTTTTGCCGTTGCTATTACCCTTCAAAGGGAAACCGGAGGCGATCTCTGTGAAATTTTAGAAAAGATCAGCCGCATCATTCGGGAGAGATTTAAACTGCACGGCCGTATCCGCACCTTAGCGGCAGAGGGAAAGTTATCAGCAATCATGTTAATTGCCATTCCTTTTCTCGTTGCTCTTGCCCTCTCAGTTATAAACCCTGATTATATAAGAGTTTTAATACTTGATCCTATCGGAAAGATATTCATTACTCTCTCTTTTTTTATGATGATTGTGGGAATTGTTGTAATGAAAAAGATTATTGAGATAAAGGTATAA
- a CDS encoding CpaF family protein has translation MALLHERSGLSPVTNEFHELKTRIHERLVQVLDLSLIGSLSQEALKYEIKRVIERILSEEKFIPLNAEEKEQFCREVQDEVLGLGPLEPFMHDPTITDVLVNTYRQIYVERYGRLELTKARFKDNVHLKNVIDRIVSAVGRRIDESCPMVDARLPDGSRVNAIVPPLAIEGPMLSIRRFAVTPLEIEDLITLKTLTTEIGELLKGLVTAKLNILISGGTGTGKTTMLNVLSRFIPSHERIITIEDSAELQLKQEHVVRLETRPPNVEGKGEITQRDLVKNSLRMRPDRIILGEVRGGEVLDMLQALNTGHDGSLTTIHANTPRDALLRLETLVAMSGLNIPNEAIRKYISSAIQVIIQVSRLVDGSRKLVSLQEVTGMEGNIITMQEIFSFKQHGIDENGRVKGSFEMSRILPKFFDKFHAIGVPLPGGIFDPVKVLKI, from the coding sequence ATGGCGCTATTACATGAAAGATCGGGTCTATCTCCGGTAACAAATGAATTTCATGAGTTAAAAACCAGGATTCACGAACGGCTCGTACAGGTTTTGGATCTGTCACTTATTGGTTCTCTCAGCCAGGAAGCGCTAAAGTATGAGATAAAAAGGGTGATAGAGCGGATACTATCGGAAGAAAAGTTCATTCCCCTCAATGCTGAAGAGAAGGAGCAGTTTTGCAGAGAGGTTCAGGATGAGGTGCTCGGTCTCGGCCCTCTGGAGCCCTTTATGCACGATCCGACCATCACCGATGTGCTCGTTAATACGTACAGACAGATATACGTTGAGAGATACGGAAGGTTAGAACTTACAAAAGCGAGGTTTAAAGATAATGTCCACCTGAAAAACGTTATCGATAGAATCGTATCGGCGGTGGGACGCCGGATTGATGAATCATGCCCTATGGTAGATGCACGGTTACCCGATGGTTCCCGTGTCAATGCCATCGTCCCGCCTCTGGCCATAGAAGGTCCTATGCTATCGATCAGGCGTTTTGCAGTCACTCCATTAGAGATAGAAGATTTGATTACCCTGAAAACACTGACCACAGAGATTGGTGAACTTCTCAAGGGACTGGTTACTGCAAAATTAAATATTCTGATTTCAGGAGGAACCGGCACAGGAAAGACAACCATGCTGAATGTTCTTTCCCGGTTTATCCCTTCGCATGAGAGGATTATAACGATCGAGGATTCTGCCGAACTCCAACTAAAACAAGAGCACGTAGTCCGTCTGGAGACAAGACCGCCAAATGTTGAAGGCAAAGGAGAGATTACCCAGAGGGATCTGGTTAAAAACAGTTTGAGAATGCGCCCGGACCGCATTATCCTGGGCGAGGTAAGAGGCGGAGAGGTTTTAGATATGCTCCAGGCCCTGAATACCGGACATGATGGTTCTCTTACGACTATACATGCCAATACACCACGGGATGCTTTATTACGGCTGGAAACCCTGGTGGCAATGTCCGGACTTAACATCCCCAATGAAGCAATAAGGAAATATATCAGTTCTGCCATACAGGTTATTATTCAAGTTTCGCGTCTTGTTGACGGAAGCAGGAAATTAGTAAGCCTGCAGGAGGTTACCGGAATGGAGGGAAATATTATAACCATGCAAGAGATATTTTCCTTCAAACAGCATGGAATAGATGAAAACGGCAGAGTAAAAGGAAGCTTTGAAATGAGCCGGATTTTACCAAAATTTTTTGATAAGTTTCACGCCATCGGCGTGCCACTTCCGGGCGGCATTTTTGATCCTGTAAAGGTGTTGAAAATTTAA